CATTCTATCAAATGTACTATTGTCTTAAAGGAAATGGAACTTTTATTGTAAATGACAAAAAGATAGAAATTCTACCTTTTGATGTATTAATCGTAAATCAAGGCTCCAGAATAACAGAAATTTCTAAATCTGAAAGTTTTGAGTTCTATAGACTGGCTATTTCTGAAGTATCATTTGATACAGAACAAAAAGATAAGGCAGTGCTTAGTATCAAACACAATCACATCAACGACCGTGATATGGTAATTTTGTACTATATCAACAAAATTTTGGAAGAAGCCAAGTATAAGAGATTTAGATACCAAAGAGTGTGCTCTTGTTTGATAAGTATTTTGATTACAGAAATTCAAAGACGTGGCGATTTGAAATTCACAATGGATGATCCTGCACAAGATTCATTTACTAAACATGTCGAAGATTATATTTATGAAAATTTCAACCAAGAAATCACACTAGATTCTATTTCAGAAAAATTTATGGTCTCTAAGTCACATTTAATCCACGAATTCAAAAATCATTATGGTAAAACTCCAATGCAATTTTTGCTAAACAGAAGAATGGAATCTGCGATGTTGCTATTAAAAACATCAAACAAGCCAATCAATGATATAGCAAAACTCTGTGGATTCAATTCACAATCTTATTTTGATCAGGCATTTCGTAGAGTAGTAAAAGTTACCCCAAACGATTATAGAAACAAATACAAAACGAAAATAAAAAAAATCAAAAAATAGACTTTGTTTAACATCAACATGTTACAAACAAAGTCTATTTTTACTTAATCGGACTCTTTTGTTTTCACAAAAACAAGCTTATTTATATCACTGTAATCTTCAGAATAATTATATCCATCACAAGAAAATTTCTTCAATTGTTCAATATCTTCAACATTATTTCTTGCCATATAATTTACCATTCTACCTCTAAGAATCTTGGAAGGAGTTGCTTTTGTCTTTAACTTAATTTCTCCATCTACCAATACTTCTTCTTTGAAATCAATCTTAACAGGTGTTTTATCTAAGTATTTGTAAATATTTTGTCCATACTCTTTTGATGCCAAATCGATTATATCTTCACCTTTAAAGTGATTTCTTATTTCATCTTCCCAAAATTCATACAGATTTATTAATTTATCTTCGAAATCCAATCTATATTTTGATATTTCATCTAACGGTCGAAGTATTCCGTAAAGTCCTGATAATATTCTAAGATGTTCTTCCAGATATTCAAGCTGTTTTTCATCCAATGAGTCAACATCCATGTACTGATATTGAATTCCATCAAAGCTTAATATCGCACAACCTTTTGGTGCTGAATCAAAATTTTCATATAGCTTGTAACTTTCGTTTGCTATTTTGTCAGAACATTTCCAGACTGATTTTAATTCTTCAATGGATTTTTCTTTCATTATTGAAACTAGCGCATTTTTCTTATTTTCAAATAAACAATCAATATTCTCTTTTTTTAATTTTCTAATCTTAAATGTTTTCGCTGGTGAAATTATAATTTTCATTATCCGTTCCTGTTCATTTTTTCAAATCACTCATGATAAAATCGCTCGTAAGAAATTTTCATCTACTCAATCAAATCTTTACGAATTTCTTTTTGTCTTTATCTCAATAGTCTTATCAGCGATATTCAACGCAGATTTCCTGTGGGACACTATTAACATAGATTTGTTTTCTTCTTTCAAAATCGCATTTAAAATAATGCCCTCATTCAACGCATCTAAATTACTAGTTGGCTCATCTAAGATATATAATGGCGCATCGTGTAGAAAAACCCTCGCTAGACCAATTCTCTGCTTTTCACCACTGGACAATTTTTCTCCGAGTTCTCCGACATTTGTCTCATATCCATCTTTAAGCGAGCAAATAAAATCATGAATCGATGCTTTCTTGCAAGCCTCTATCACCTCATTCAAGCTCGCATCTTTTTTTGCTATCTTAATATTTTCTAGTATGCTACCTTGAAAAAGATACGTCTCTTGGGTCATATAATTTTCTATGTCACGCAAATCTTTTGTGTTGACTTGTTTGATGTTTCTGTCCGATATTTTAATCTCGCCTTTGTCGACATCCCAAAACCTCATTATAAGTTTCAAAAGAGTCGATTTTCCAGAGCCGCTTTTTCCAAAAATCGCTAATTTTTCGCCATTTTCTAAACTGAGGTTGAAATCATTCAAAATAATCTCATCATTATAGCTAAAAGTTATGTCCTCAATTTTCAAATCACTAAAATACGTTTTATTTTGGTCGTAAACTTCGAGAACTTGAGGTTTTTCTTCAAGTATGTTTAGCACTCTATCTCCACTGGCAAAAGTGCTTCTAAGATTTGCCGACAAACTTGAAAGAGCTATCACCGGCCCAAAACTGGACATAAAAAGAACTGTGACTACAATTAATTTATTTATATCGAAGATAGCTACCATTTCGTTTTTCATAATTACAAACATAATAAGACCAAGAAGTGCAACAATCGATGTTGTAAAACCCCTATTTTGTGCTTCAAAAACTTTTATACGTTCTTGTTTTCTATTGAGTTTCACAGTGGTTTCATCAATGTAGTCGAGTCTTTTTTCTCCATAAGAGTATTGTATTACTTCCTTCATTCCTCTCAAAGAATCCAAAAGATATGAATTTAAATCTGCAAATTCATTTCTCAATTCCAACCCTTCCTTCTTGCCACTTTTTGAAGAAAAAATAGGTAGAAATAGCCCAACAATTAAATATGAAATCATCGCAAAAATTGCAGCTTTAACACTGTATGCGAATAAAATCGAAACAACTATAGCGCTTGTGATAAAAGCGATAAAAATTGGCGATATAGTGTGTGCATAAAAAACTTCAAGAAGTTCTATGTCGCTTGTAATAAGAGAAATAAGATTTCCCTTTTCTTTTCCTTCTAGCTTTGCTGGTGCAAGTCTCCTAAGCGCTCTAAAAACTTTATTTCTTATTATAGCTAGTAGCTTAAACGCGATAAAGTGGTTGCACAACTGCTCTACATATCTCAAAAATCCTCGTGAAATCGCCAGCACTAACAACAATATGAAGCTCATATTCAAATTAATTTGATCTGCTCTTGATACAATATTCGCTATTACATAAGAAGAATATGCAGGGATAAAAATTGCTGCCAAATTCCCAATAACTCCTGCTATTATTGCCAGAAACATAAACCCTATTAGCGGTTTTACAAGAGTTATCAATTTCATCATAATATTAAATCCACTTCTTCTCATATTATATTTCTCCTAGATTTTCTAATTTATATTGCTCTGTGAACATCTTTTTATACAAACCATCATTCGAGATTAATTGCTTATGGCAACCTTGCTCTATAATATTTCCGTTTTTTAAAACGTAAATTTTTTCTGATGAAGTAACATTTGCAAGTCTGTGAGAAATCAACACAACAATTTTGTCTTTTGCAATTTCATTTATGAGATTCATTATTATTTCTTCGCTTTCCAAATCTATGTTAGATGTCGCCTCATCAAAAATATATACTTTGCTATCTTTTAGTATGGCTCTCGCAATTGCCAATCTCTGTCTTTGTCCACCTGATAGATTTGAGCCCGCTTCGTTAATTTTTGTGTCCAATGAATTTTCAGATTCGAAAAAATCATAGAGATTTACTTTTTTCAGTATAGTATACATATCATCATCTGATACATCTACATTTCCCATAGAAAGATTATCTCTTAAACTGCCTTTGAAAATATAACTGTTAGCCGAAACTATCGTCACATTTTTCATCAAATCAGATTCTTTAATGTCGAAAAGCTCGGTATTTTCATACGTTATCTTTCCGGAAACTCTTTTGTTTATACCGAGAAGAAGAGATGCAACAGTTGATTTTCCCGAACCAGATTCTCCAACAAAAGAAGTAATAGAATTGGAACTTATACAAAAAGACAAATTGTTTATTATGTTTCTAATTCCGTCGTATGAAAAATCCACATTTTCAAATTTAATAGAAGATAGTTCTCTCGGAAATTCACTATCTCCTCTTTCTTCAATATGAGAATCAAGTATTTTAAATATTTTATCGCTCGCTGCCATACCATTCATTGATACGTGAAAAAACGAACCGAGTTGCCTTAGTGGAATGAAGAAATCCGCTGCAAGTAATATCACAATAATCGCAGATTTTAGTGAAATTTGACCATTTACAAGTTGAACTATTGATATGATAGAACCAATCGCAGCTCCTCCAAATGCGATTACATCCATCACGGTAATGGAATTTAACTGCATACTCAAAACTTTCATCGTTATCCTTCTGAAATCTTCAGCTTCCCTGTCCATTTTTTTCTCGTAGTCGTAATCTCTTTGATATATCTTCAATGTAGTAAGACCAGCTACATTGTCGAGAAATGTCTGTCCTAAATTTGCGTAATTTCCCCAGTATTTTCCCAAAAGTTTTTTTGCAAATTTCATAATTGCTACTATGGATAATGGAATCAAAGGAACTGCTATTATCATCACCAAAGCTGCTTTTGGAGAAAAAAACATAAGTACCGCAAATAGAGTAACTGGTGCAAGAATGCTATATCCAAACTGAGGTAAAAATCCACCGAAATACATTTCAAGTTGTTCTATTCCATCGACTGCAAGTTGCAATAATTCTGACGTGTTTACGAATTTGTTATATGATGTACCAAAGCTAAGTAATTTTTCGTATAATTTATGTCTCAACTCTTTTTTCACTATAACAGATGCTTTCTGCGATAGAATATGACTATTATAACTTGTAAAATACCTTACAATTATTGTCAAAATCATAATAACCAAAGAAATGTAAAATGAGTCTCCAATTTCTTTTTTTTCATAAATATTTTGAATAACGCCTGAAATCGTTATTACAAAAATAATATTAAAAACAAGCCCAATCCAGTTTAATAAAACAGTGTACAAAACATATTTTGTTGAATCTTTCATCATAGCAATAAGTCTTTTATTTATCATTTAAATTCCTCCAAAAGTGATTAAATGTATGTCTGAGAAGTGCTAATGGTCTGTAAAAAATCAACCTCGGCCCTGAATATTTCATAACTCTCTTGATATCTTCTCTTCTGTTTTTGCTGAAACATCTAATTGAACATGATGAACAAAAATTTCTTTTATCTTTATTCTGACAATTTTCCAATCTATTGTGAGAATACAGCCTTAGGCTTTCCATCGAATCTTTCTCACTGTTATGGTATTTTATGTAAATATCAAACATCATATCCAATAATTGTTTCTTATAATCTGTCGTAATTTTCATTGAGCAGTCCCTTTCCAAGTATAAAGTTTTATATTTAAAAAATTCTAATTAAAAGCGATTTTTAATAAAAAACAATATTTTAAAATAGTTCAAAAAATTAAATAACTAAATCTGATAAAAATTTTTTCATTTATCCTTCAAACTTAGATTAATACTACTAAAATAATAGCATAGCTAATAAATATTATCAACATAACTAATCATAATTTTATGCGAAATTTTTAAAAAAATTTATCCAAAAAAAAACAAAAAAGACTGAGTAATCTAATTCTAAAATTATTTTACCCAGTCTTATATTTAAGCTTCGTTTTCTTGCTTTGCGATAATATCTTTGACTTTCATAAGTCTTGTAATATTAGCACGTTCATTTTCATCAAGCTTAGCTCTGATATATTTAATTGTTTCTTCCAGGTCTGGAATTGTTCTATATTCCAAAGCGTTTACTCTTCTTCTAGTTTGTTCAATTTCATCCGCCATTAATTGTGTGGCTTTTTCGATTTGTGCCAATTCTAACATTTCATCCATTACTGAATTCAATGAATCAATTGCCAAGTCCAAATCTTGTGATGTTTGTGCATACCCATAAGGATATATCTCACTAGAATCAGCTTCGCCTTCACGAGTAAATTTCATTTGTGGAATAATAACACTCATTACGTTTTTAGTTTCGATATCAACATTTACCTTTGTTTTTGGAAAAGATACCGCTTCATCTAAAAACTCTGGGCTCATTATTGCACTTGCCATTAGAAAATCACTAAAAGAGTTTTGAAGTTTCGCTTCAACTTTTTCTCTTAAAGCTTTGTTCTCTTTGATCATTTCGATGAATTGTCTCATAAGTTCATCTTGTTTGTCTTTTAATAACTTGTGACCTCTAGAAGATGTTTTGAGCCTAGCTTTCAGCTCCGAAAGAGCCATTCTTGTAGGATTGACATTGAGTCTTGCCATTACTCATCAGTCCCTTCACCATTTCCAAGATATTTATCTATTAATTCATCTTTGATTCTCTTCAATTCTGTACGTGGTATTTCTTTTAATAAATCCCAGCCGATATTAAGAGTTTCTTCAATTGATCTATCAGTATAATAACCTTGATCTACATATTCTCTTTCGAATCTTTCAGCAAATTTTGCAAATGCTTTGTCAGCATCACTCAACGCGGATTCACCGAGGATTGCAGATAATTGTTTTGCATCAAGTCCAGACGCATATCCTGCGTAGATTTGGTTCATTGTATCTGCATGGTCTTCTCTTGTTTTGCCTTTACCAATACCTTTATCTTTAAGTCTTGATAATGATGGGATAGCATTGATAGGAGGTTCATATCCTTTCTTGTATAATTCACGAGAAAGTATGATTTGACCTTCTGTAATGTATCCTGTCAAGTCTGGTATTGGGTGAGTAATATCATCTTCTGGCATTGTCAAGATAGGAATTTGAGTTATAGATCCTTCTCTTCCAACGATTCTTCCAGCTCTTTCATATAAAGTTGCAAGGTCAGTGTACAAATATCCTGGATATCCTCTACGACCTGGAACTTCTTTTCTGGCAGCAGATACTTCACGAAGTGCTTCTGCGTAGTTTGTCATGTCTGTCATGATTACTAATACGTGCATGCCTTTTTCAAAAGCCAAGAATTCTGCACAAGTAAGTGCCATCTTTGGAGTTGAAAGACGTTCAATCGCTGGGT
This Finegoldia magna ATCC 53516 DNA region includes the following protein-coding sequences:
- a CDS encoding AraC family transcriptional regulator, whose product is MNSEFYKIEPRDDLYIKLLFISKTELKMKEEIKRGILPFYQMYYCLKGNGTFIVNDKKIEILPFDVLIVNQGSRITEISKSESFEFYRLAISEVSFDTEQKDKAVLSIKHNHINDRDMVILYYINKILEEAKYKRFRYQRVCSCLISILITEIQRRGDLKFTMDDPAQDSFTKHVEDYIYENFNQEITLDSISEKFMVSKSHLIHEFKNHYGKTPMQFLLNRRMESAMLLLKTSNKPINDIAKLCGFNSQSYFDQAFRRVVKVTPNDYRNKYKTKIKKIKK
- the yaaA gene encoding peroxide stress protein YaaA produces the protein MKIIISPAKTFKIRKLKKENIDCLFENKKNALVSIMKEKSIEELKSVWKCSDKIANESYKLYENFDSAPKGCAILSFDGIQYQYMDVDSLDEKQLEYLEEHLRILSGLYGILRPLDEISKYRLDFEDKLINLYEFWEDEIRNHFKGEDIIDLASKEYGQNIYKYLDKTPVKIDFKEEVLVDGEIKLKTKATPSKILRGRMVNYMARNNVEDIEQLKKFSCDGYNYSEDYSDINKLVFVKTKESD
- the cydC gene encoding thiol reductant ABC exporter subunit CydC — its product is MRRSGFNIMMKLITLVKPLIGFMFLAIIAGVIGNLAAIFIPAYSSYVIANIVSRADQINLNMSFILLLVLAISRGFLRYVEQLCNHFIAFKLLAIIRNKVFRALRRLAPAKLEGKEKGNLISLITSDIELLEVFYAHTISPIFIAFITSAIVVSILFAYSVKAAIFAMISYLIVGLFLPIFSSKSGKKEGLELRNEFADLNSYLLDSLRGMKEVIQYSYGEKRLDYIDETTVKLNRKQERIKVFEAQNRGFTTSIVALLGLIMFVIMKNEMVAIFDINKLIVVTVLFMSSFGPVIALSSLSANLRSTFASGDRVLNILEEKPQVLEVYDQNKTYFSDLKIEDITFSYNDEIILNDFNLSLENGEKLAIFGKSGSGKSTLLKLIMRFWDVDKGEIKISDRNIKQVNTKDLRDIENYMTQETYLFQGSILENIKIAKKDASLNEVIEACKKASIHDFICSLKDGYETNVGELGEKLSSGEKQRIGLARVFLHDAPLYILDEPTSNLDALNEGIILNAILKEENKSMLIVSHRKSALNIADKTIEIKTKRNS
- a CDS encoding ABC transporter ATP-binding protein/permease, with translation MINKRLIAMMKDSTKYVLYTVLLNWIGLVFNIIFVITISGVIQNIYEKKEIGDSFYISLVIMILTIIVRYFTSYNSHILSQKASVIVKKELRHKLYEKLLSFGTSYNKFVNTSELLQLAVDGIEQLEMYFGGFLPQFGYSILAPVTLFAVLMFFSPKAALVMIIAVPLIPLSIVAIMKFAKKLLGKYWGNYANLGQTFLDNVAGLTTLKIYQRDYDYEKKMDREAEDFRRITMKVLSMQLNSITVMDVIAFGGAAIGSIISIVQLVNGQISLKSAIIVILLAADFFIPLRQLGSFFHVSMNGMAASDKIFKILDSHIEERGDSEFPRELSSIKFENVDFSYDGIRNIINNLSFCISSNSITSFVGESGSGKSTVASLLLGINKRVSGKITYENTELFDIKESDLMKNVTIVSANSYIFKGSLRDNLSMGNVDVSDDDMYTILKKVNLYDFFESENSLDTKINEAGSNLSGGQRQRLAIARAILKDSKVYIFDEATSNIDLESEEIIMNLINEIAKDKIVVLISHRLANVTSSEKIYVLKNGNIIEQGCHKQLISNDGLYKKMFTEQYKLENLGEI
- a CDS encoding nitrous oxide-stimulated promoter family protein — protein: MKITTDYKKQLLDMMFDIYIKYHNSEKDSMESLRLYSHNRLENCQNKDKRNFCSSCSIRCFSKNRREDIKRVMKYSGPRLIFYRPLALLRHTFNHFWRNLNDK
- a CDS encoding V-type ATP synthase subunit D, translated to MARLNVNPTRMALSELKARLKTSSRGHKLLKDKQDELMRQFIEMIKENKALREKVEAKLQNSFSDFLMASAIMSPEFLDEAVSFPKTKVNVDIETKNVMSVIIPQMKFTREGEADSSEIYPYGYAQTSQDLDLAIDSLNSVMDEMLELAQIEKATQLMADEIEQTRRRVNALEYRTIPDLEETIKYIRAKLDENERANITRLMKVKDIIAKQENEA
- a CDS encoding V-type ATP synthase subunit B; translated protein: MIKDYNSVTEVVGPLMAVEGVEGVKFDELVEIELQDGEKRRGRVVEIDHDVAMVQVFEGTSGINLQETTVRFLGRPLELGVSEDMIGRVFDGLGRPIDNGPKIIPEDKVDINGSSINPVSRDYPSEFIETGVSTIDGLNTLVRGQKLPIFSGSGLPHNKLAAQIARQAKVLGKDDKFAVVFAAMGITFEEAQYFIGDFNKTGAIDRAVLFMNLADDPAIERLSTPKMALTCAEFLAFEKGMHVLVIMTDMTNYAEALREVSAARKEVPGRRGYPGYLYTDLATLYERAGRIVGREGSITQIPILTMPEDDITHPIPDLTGYITEGQIILSRELYKKGYEPPINAIPSLSRLKDKGIGKGKTREDHADTMNQIYAGYASGLDAKQLSAILGESALSDADKAFAKFAERFEREYVDQGYYTDRSIEETLNIGWDLLKEIPRTELKRIKDELIDKYLGNGEGTDE